AGGTTACGGGGACATGATGCGCCTGTTGCTTATCTTGCTTTGAGCAGCGATCGCGAATTTATTGCTAGCTACAGCATCGATCGCCAAATTAAAATCTGGGGAATACTTAACCATAGTTTAGATAAAGAATGCAATCGTAGTTCACCAGAGTTATAACAGTTACATAAGTACAAACCTGAACAAATAACTCCAAGAAATAATTTGACTATCATCGTTCATCACTTAAATAACTCGCGATCGCAGCGTATACTTTGGCTGTTAGAAGAACTCGGTTTAGAGTACGATGTCAAACGTTATGAGCGCGACCCTAAAACCCTGCTTGCACCTGAGTCATTGCGGAAGGTTCATCCACTTGGTAAATCTCCTGTTATTACCGATGGAGAGTTAACCTTAGCCGAATCTGGGGCGATTATTGAGTATTTAGTCGAACGCTATGGCGACGGACGATTAATACCTGCACCTGGAACTCCAGAACGCTTGCGCTATAATTGTTGGCTGCACTATGCAGAAGGTTCGGCAATGCCACCATTGGTAATGCAGCTTGTCTTTAATCAAATCGATCAAAAAACACCTTTCT
This DNA window, taken from Pleurocapsa sp. FMAR1, encodes the following:
- a CDS encoding glutathione S-transferase, with product MTIIVHHLNNSRSQRILWLLEELGLEYDVKRYERDPKTLLAPESLRKVHPLGKSPVITDGELTLAESGAIIEYLVERYGDGRLIPAPGTPERLRYNCWLHYAEGSAMPPLVMQLVFNQIDQKTPFFLSPIAKIITGEVKKTFIKPQITQNLDYLEAELKKNTWFAGDEFTAADIQLSFPLEAAAAYAGLDESRPQLMDFLKRIQALPTYQKALERGGAYDLEEF